Proteins from one Rhodothermales bacterium genomic window:
- a CDS encoding VanZ family protein — protein MKALSIGWILFILALLSIPGESIPSHTLFTFDKAGHFGVFFIGALLWIRTWPDRALRIFVIGVAFSVGTELYQGLMPFLGRSADVYDVVADVIGLALGLGLALWLQQKQRVPVT, from the coding sequence ATGAAAGCCCTCTCGATCGGCTGGATCCTCTTTATCCTCGCGCTCCTTTCGATCCCCGGCGAGAGCATCCCGAGCCACACCCTCTTCACCTTCGACAAAGCGGGGCACTTCGGCGTCTTTTTCATCGGTGCTCTCCTGTGGATCCGGACGTGGCCGGACCGGGCGTTGCGCATCTTCGTCATCGGCGTGGCTTTTAGCGTGGGGACCGAGTTGTATCAAGGCCTCATGCCCTTCCTCGGCCGCAGCGCCGATGTGTACGATGTCGTCGCCGACGTGATCGGTTTGGCGTTGGGCCTCGGGCTCGCGCTCTGGCTCCAGCAGAAGCAGCGGGTCCCCGTCACGTGA
- a CDS encoding energy transducer TonB — MRDLRRRYPLYVQLGLLLSLALAIAAFSVPLRFSEDIEVIRVPNEPILPTEIEITQHRPDPPPPRPPAPIEVETVVDEITVELPPLDPTTEAPLAIPPLPIPPDLVPEPEPAADVSEIFEVVEDPPVLLPDELEGLRQLQRRARYPELARRAGIEGTVLVQFVVDEQGNVVDPVCVRDPGGQTCEEAIRAVRDAEFKPGRQRGKPVKVRFRLPVRFRLR; from the coding sequence ATGCGAGACCTCCGCCGCCGCTATCCCCTCTACGTCCAACTCGGCCTCCTCCTCTCGCTCGCTCTCGCGATCGCCGCGTTCTCCGTCCCCCTCCGCTTCAGCGAGGACATCGAGGTCATTCGCGTCCCGAACGAGCCGATCCTGCCGACCGAGATCGAGATCACGCAGCACCGTCCCGACCCGCCGCCGCCACGTCCGCCCGCGCCCATCGAAGTAGAAACGGTGGTGGACGAGATAACGGTCGAGCTTCCGCCGCTCGACCCGACGACGGAGGCCCCGCTCGCGATCCCACCCCTCCCCATCCCGCCGGACCTCGTGCCTGAGCCTGAGCCCGCGGCGGATGTGTCAGAGATTTTCGAGGTCGTCGAGGACCCGCCCGTCCTGCTCCCCGACGAGTTGGAAGGGCTGCGACAGCTCCAGCGGCGGGCGCGGTACCCGGAACTCGCGCGGCGCGCCGGCATCGAGGGGACGGTCCTCGTCCAGTTCGTCGTCGACGAGCAGGGCAACGTCGTCGACCCCGTCTGCGTCCGCGACCCCGGCGGGCAGACGTGCGAGGAGGCAATCCGCGCCGTCCGCGACGCCGAGTTCAAGCCAGGGCGGCAGCGCGGGAAGCCCGTGAAGGTCCGTTTCCGACTCCCCGTCCGCTTCCGACTCCGCTGA
- a CDS encoding energy transducer TonB, whose translation MPVRKSDSADLRKRYTIFVQLGLVASLIILVILFTVDYTSNQDFQIVEEQQEIVQVEEIEQTRQIEKPPPPPKPPAPVEVPDEDIDEQIDLDLDMDLDLNDAPTDLPPPPPPPPDEPEPEPEPEPEIFVIVENPPELIGGLEGLQGRIQYPELARRAGIEGTVFVQFVVDEQGNVVDPVCVRDPGGQTCEEALRAVRVSKFKPGRQRGKPVKVRFSLPVKFRLR comes from the coding sequence ATGCCCGTCCGCAAATCAGACAGTGCCGACCTCCGCAAGAGGTACACGATCTTCGTCCAGCTCGGGTTGGTCGCCTCCCTGATCATCCTCGTCATCCTCTTCACGGTCGATTACACGTCGAACCAGGACTTCCAGATCGTCGAGGAGCAGCAGGAGATCGTCCAGGTCGAGGAGATCGAGCAGACCCGGCAGATCGAGAAGCCGCCGCCGCCGCCGAAGCCGCCGGCCCCCGTCGAGGTGCCCGATGAGGATATCGATGAGCAGATCGACCTCGACCTCGACATGGACCTCGACCTCAACGACGCGCCGACCGACCTCCCGCCGCCCCCGCCCCCGCCGCCGGATGAGCCCGAGCCCGAGCCCGAGCCCGAGCCCGAGATCTTCGTGATCGTGGAGAACCCGCCGGAGCTGATCGGCGGCCTCGAAGGCCTGCAGGGGCGCATCCAGTACCCCGAGCTCGCGCGGCGCGCCGGCATCGAGGGGACGGTGTTCGTCCAGTTCGTCGTCGACGAGCAGGGCAACGTCGTCGACCCCGTCTGCGTCCGCGACCCCGGCGGGCAGACGTGCGAGGAGGCCCTCCGCGCCGTCCGCGTCTCGAAGTTCAAGCCGGGCCGCCAGCGCGGGAAGCCGGTGAAGGTGCGGTTCTCGCTCCCGGTGAAGTTCCGCCTCCGCTAA
- a CDS encoding cobalamin-binding protein, protein MRVVSLLPAATEWLYTFGAGDLLVGRSHACDYPAAARDLPAVTRSTFRGDGDSAAIDAAVRDTVQRGLSLYDVDLDALRTLAPDLVVTQAQCDVCAVSLDTLEAALADWTGARPQVFSLEPMTFKQVLDAALRLGRTVGRLPDAMRVVADGERRLRDLHERIGRRRDGTLADRPTPTVACIEWIEPLMTAGHWAPDLVDLAGGRTVCAEAGAPSQYVAWDAIVAADPDVLAVVACGLGVEQALRDLHFLSDRPEWTALRAVRDGRVFVFDGDAYFNRPGPRLVRSVELLAAAFHGDAGAEPESWEMRSLAATSLPSLYSR, encoded by the coding sequence ATGCGCGTTGTTTCGCTCCTGCCCGCCGCCACCGAGTGGCTCTACACCTTCGGCGCGGGCGATCTCCTCGTCGGCCGCTCGCACGCCTGCGACTACCCGGCCGCGGCGCGGGACTTGCCCGCCGTCACCCGGTCGACGTTCCGCGGCGACGGCGATTCGGCGGCGATCGACGCGGCCGTGCGCGACACGGTGCAGCGCGGGCTGAGTCTCTACGACGTAGACCTCGACGCGCTCCGCACGCTCGCGCCCGACCTCGTCGTGACGCAGGCGCAGTGCGACGTGTGCGCCGTCTCGCTCGACACGCTCGAAGCCGCGCTTGCCGATTGGACCGGCGCTCGGCCGCAGGTTTTTTCGCTAGAGCCGATGACGTTCAAGCAGGTGCTCGACGCCGCGCTCCGGCTCGGCCGCACCGTCGGCCGGCTACCCGACGCGATGCGTGTCGTCGCCGACGGTGAGCGCCGACTCCGCGACCTGCACGAGCGCATCGGCCGCCGCCGCGACGGTACGCTCGCCGACCGCCCGACGCCGACGGTGGCCTGCATCGAGTGGATCGAGCCGCTGATGACGGCGGGGCACTGGGCGCCGGACCTCGTCGATCTCGCCGGGGGCCGCACCGTCTGTGCCGAGGCCGGGGCGCCGTCGCAGTACGTCGCGTGGGACGCCATCGTCGCGGCCGATCCCGACGTGCTCGCCGTCGTCGCGTGCGGGCTCGGAGTCGAGCAGGCGCTCCGCGATCTGCATTTTTTGAGCGACCGGCCGGAGTGGACCGCGCTGCGGGCCGTTCGCGACGGCCGCGTATTCGTCTTCGACGGCGACGCCTATTTCAACCGGCCCGGCCCGCGTCTCGTCCGCTCCGTCGAACTCCTCGCCGCCGCCTTCCACGGCGATGCGGGCGCGGAGCCGGAGTCGTGGGAGATGCGTTCGCTCGCTGCTACTTCTCTTCCCTCTCTCTATTCCCGATGA
- a CDS encoding NAD(P)H-hydrate dehydratase: MPDTPRDLFEPVLSTEAMRTADQRTMDVFGLPGFTLMEIAGRGAADVIESVFGAAAGRDVLVLAGKGNNGGDGLVVARVLAGRGAHVRVIVVATEDDATEDTAHNLRLLRRVAEHDDRVTVDPFDDIRQVAAARPPDLIVDALLGIGVTGPLRAPVDALARWMNGQSAPIVALDVPTGLDSTTGTAQHDAVRADLTVTMAARKAGLLYNDGPEHAGRVEVVDIGIPPHLMAEALGVAGSARRSTDAAVRALLPERPRDAHKYTAGRVVTVVGSHAFPGAAVMASEAAARAGAGAVICCTAASARPIVETKLTEVMTVALPETDDGTISHGALAALTERTGSADAVLVGCGLGTHPETQRLVRTLLTKLTGPVVVDADGLNALAGHTDLISNYADGRWVLTPHTGELGRLVGDADLDTTDRIALAARWAARWNCVLVLKGMPSVVATPDGEVFVAGVSNPALATAGTGDVLAGMTAGLLAQGLAPTDAAVCALHLGGRAADRYTATREARTMLATDLLRELPHVRFDGL; encoded by the coding sequence ATGCCCGACACCCCGCGCGATCTCTTCGAGCCCGTCCTCTCCACCGAGGCCATGCGCACCGCCGACCAGCGCACGATGGACGTGTTCGGGCTGCCCGGCTTCACACTCATGGAGATCGCCGGGCGCGGCGCGGCGGATGTCATCGAGTCCGTGTTTGGGGCCGCCGCCGGGCGCGACGTGCTCGTGCTCGCCGGGAAAGGCAACAACGGCGGTGACGGACTCGTGGTGGCGCGCGTGCTGGCCGGGCGCGGCGCCCACGTCCGCGTCATCGTCGTCGCGACGGAGGACGACGCGACGGAGGACACCGCGCACAACCTCCGCCTGCTCCGACGTGTCGCCGAGCACGACGATCGCGTGACCGTCGATCCGTTCGATGACATCCGGCAGGTCGCCGCCGCTCGTCCGCCGGACCTCATCGTGGATGCGCTCCTCGGGATCGGGGTGACGGGGCCCCTGCGTGCCCCGGTCGATGCCCTCGCCCGGTGGATGAATGGGCAGTCCGCGCCCATCGTCGCGCTCGACGTGCCGACCGGCCTCGACAGCACGACCGGCACCGCGCAGCACGACGCCGTCCGCGCCGACCTCACGGTGACGATGGCCGCGCGCAAAGCCGGCCTCCTCTACAACGACGGACCGGAGCACGCCGGCCGGGTCGAGGTCGTCGACATCGGGATTCCGCCGCACCTCATGGCCGAGGCGCTCGGCGTCGCGGGCAGCGCGCGGCGCTCGACGGACGCCGCCGTGCGCGCCCTCCTCCCCGAGCGCCCGCGCGACGCGCACAAGTACACCGCCGGCCGCGTCGTCACCGTCGTCGGGTCGCACGCCTTCCCCGGCGCGGCCGTGATGGCGTCGGAAGCAGCAGCGCGGGCCGGGGCCGGGGCCGTCATCTGCTGCACGGCCGCGAGCGCCCGCCCCATCGTCGAGACGAAGCTGACGGAAGTGATGACGGTCGCGCTCCCCGAAACGGACGACGGCACGATCTCTCACGGCGCGCTCGCGGCCCTCACCGAGCGCACCGGCAGTGCCGACGCCGTGCTCGTCGGCTGCGGGCTCGGCACGCATCCCGAGACGCAGCGGCTCGTCCGCACCCTCCTCACGAAGCTCACAGGCCCCGTCGTCGTCGACGCCGACGGGCTCAACGCGCTCGCCGGCCACACCGACCTGATCTCGAACTACGCCGATGGTCGGTGGGTGCTGACGCCGCACACGGGCGAGCTCGGCCGCCTCGTCGGCGACGCCGACCTCGACACGACGGACCGGATCGCGCTCGCTGCGCGGTGGGCGGCGCGGTGGAACTGCGTGCTCGTGCTCAAAGGAATGCCGAGCGTCGTCGCGACACCCGACGGCGAGGTGTTCGTCGCGGGCGTGAGCAACCCGGCCCTCGCCACGGCCGGCACGGGCGACGTGCTCGCGGGGATGACGGCGGGCCTGCTCGCGCAGGGCTTGGCGCCGACTGACGCTGCGGTCTGTGCGCTCCACCTCGGCGGCCGGGCAGCCGACCGCTACACCGCGACCCGGGAAGCCCGCACCATGCTCGCAACGGATCTGCTGCGCGAACTGCCGCACGTACGCTTCGACGGGCTCTGA
- a CDS encoding Ig-like domain-containing protein, translated as MRLCLLLCLLLAAGCATPIPPSGGPEDTTPPRLETAEPADAAVNVRADRLVLTFSENVDEGSVARAFGIAPAWETPPDVRVRGRRIEVTFPDSLRANTTYVVTFDTNLRDLRNVALPQPITLAFATGPVLDRGQIAGRVSDPQTGAPVAGLDVFAYALPDTTATDSTALDSTALPDPRTTAPDYRTQTGQAGTFTLDYLRPEPFFVVAVRDANRNRRADPGEAFAVPYTPVARAVAPDSARTVPTLRAFRTRLDTIPPEPLRVRTRSSARFAVRFDEPVVLRDRSPAAWALVDTTTGRAAAVEQVYADDDLQQIVLRTEPLAETPHRLRLTESAAVADSAGNAARPEPLVFTPSPDADTLAVRFLNFLPASVDGQRALAPLDTVGVRFNAPPDSATLAGVAVTDTLGAALPAALTTDDGVRYRIVPPPSEPFRVAVPQPDSTFVRRFTPLPLSERGELAGVVVAPDSGRVVVEARAGTARYVALADATGAYRLEGLPEGEVRLRFFVDRNGNGRWDGGRLAPLIPPEPLRFLDAPQAVRPRWESVIDTVRFEGSDEPANG; from the coding sequence ATGCGCCTCTGCCTCCTCCTCTGCCTGCTGCTCGCCGCCGGCTGCGCCACGCCGATCCCGCCGTCCGGCGGCCCCGAGGACACCACGCCGCCCCGGCTCGAAACGGCCGAGCCTGCCGACGCCGCCGTCAACGTCCGCGCCGACCGGCTCGTGCTGACGTTTTCGGAGAACGTGGACGAGGGCTCCGTCGCCCGCGCGTTCGGGATCGCACCCGCGTGGGAGACGCCGCCCGACGTGCGTGTGCGAGGTCGCCGTATTGAGGTAACGTTCCCCGACTCGCTGCGGGCGAATACGACCTACGTCGTCACGTTCGACACGAACCTGCGCGACCTCCGCAACGTCGCGCTCCCGCAGCCGATCACGCTCGCTTTCGCCACGGGGCCGGTCCTCGACCGCGGGCAGATCGCGGGGCGCGTGTCGGACCCGCAGACCGGCGCGCCCGTCGCCGGCCTCGACGTGTTCGCCTATGCCCTCCCCGACACGACGGCGACCGATTCGACGGCGCTTGATTCGACGGCGCTTCCCGACCCACGCACGACGGCTCCGGACTACCGGACGCAGACGGGGCAGGCGGGCACATTCACGCTCGATTACCTCCGTCCTGAGCCGTTCTTCGTCGTCGCCGTGAGGGATGCGAACCGGAACCGCCGGGCCGATCCGGGCGAGGCGTTCGCCGTGCCGTACACGCCCGTCGCCCGCGCCGTCGCGCCCGACTCCGCGCGCACCGTACCGACGCTGCGCGCGTTCCGCACCCGGCTCGATACGATCCCGCCCGAGCCGCTCCGCGTCCGCACCCGTAGCAGCGCCCGCTTCGCCGTCCGCTTCGACGAACCCGTCGTGCTCCGCGACCGGAGTCCGGCGGCGTGGGCGCTCGTCGACACCACGACGGGCCGCGCCGCCGCCGTCGAGCAGGTCTACGCCGACGACGACCTTCAGCAGATCGTGCTGCGGACGGAGCCGCTCGCCGAGACCCCGCACCGGCTCCGGCTGACCGAGTCCGCCGCCGTCGCCGACTCTGCCGGGAATGCCGCCCGCCCCGAGCCTCTCGTCTTCACCCCGAGCCCCGACGCCGACACGCTCGCCGTCCGCTTCCTCAACTTCCTGCCCGCGTCAGTAGACGGGCAGCGGGCGCTCGCGCCGCTCGACACGGTCGGCGTCCGCTTCAACGCCCCGCCGGACTCCGCCACCCTCGCCGGCGTCGCCGTCACCGACACGCTCGGCGCGGCACTCCCCGCCGCGCTCACGACGGACGACGGCGTGCGCTACCGCATCGTCCCGCCGCCGTCGGAGCCGTTCCGCGTCGCCGTGCCGCAGCCGGATTCGACGTTCGTGCGCCGGTTCACGCCGCTCCCGCTCAGCGAACGCGGCGAACTCGCGGGCGTCGTCGTCGCGCCGGACAGCGGGCGCGTCGTCGTAGAGGCGCGGGCGGGTACGGCGCGGTACGTCGCCCTCGCCGATGCGACGGGAGCGTACCGGTTGGAGGGCTTGCCCGAGGGCGAGGTCCGCCTCCGCTTCTTCGTGGACCGCAACGGGAACGGACGGTGGGACGGCGGCCGACTCGCGCCCCTCATCCCGCCGGAGCCGCTACGCTTCCTCGACGCCCCGCAAGCCGTCCGCCCGCGGTGGGAATCGGTGATCGACACCGTCCGGTTCGAGGGATCGGACGAGCCCGCGAATGGGTAG
- a CDS encoding alanine dehydrogenase yields the protein MPLEKPHALSERKRTLRIGVPKEVSGEERRVALAPYGAGILAAAGHEVAVERGAGEEAHFTDAEYADAGAELVDTAKELYGRSELVVKVFPPCEEELEWMQEKQVLISALHLGNMTPTFLRRLMDLRVTGIGFEFIAEPDGTLPIVRMMHEISGSMAIQVAARLLESSNGGRGVMLGGISGVPPATVVILGAGVIGEWAARTALGYGAHVIVLDSDLGALRSLEHYLDRRITTAMANSQYVRQAVQRADVVVGAMMSGGQRSPVLVTREMVGSMRPGSVIIDLVTDQGGCIETSHPTSHSDPTFVAEEVIHYCVPNMPSNAARTATYALTNVLTPYLLDVGESASINDALWQNTSLRSGTYVYRRHLTKKSLALLFGMPHRDIDLLIASNI from the coding sequence ATGCCGCTCGAAAAACCGCATGCGCTCTCGGAGCGGAAGCGCACGCTCCGCATCGGCGTGCCGAAGGAGGTCTCAGGCGAGGAGCGCCGCGTCGCGCTCGCGCCGTACGGAGCGGGCATCCTCGCCGCCGCCGGGCACGAGGTCGCCGTCGAGCGCGGGGCGGGGGAGGAGGCTCACTTCACCGACGCCGAGTACGCCGACGCCGGGGCCGAACTCGTCGACACGGCCAAAGAGCTCTACGGCAGGTCGGAGCTCGTCGTCAAAGTGTTCCCGCCGTGTGAGGAGGAGCTGGAGTGGATGCAGGAGAAGCAGGTGCTCATCTCCGCCCTCCACCTCGGCAACATGACGCCGACGTTCCTCCGCCGGCTGATGGACCTCCGCGTGACCGGCATCGGCTTTGAGTTCATCGCCGAGCCCGACGGGACGCTGCCGATCGTCCGCATGATGCACGAGATCTCGGGCTCGATGGCGATCCAGGTGGCGGCCCGACTCCTCGAGAGCAGCAACGGCGGGCGCGGCGTGATGCTCGGCGGGATCTCCGGCGTGCCCCCGGCGACGGTCGTAATCCTCGGCGCCGGCGTGATCGGCGAGTGGGCGGCGCGGACGGCGCTCGGCTACGGCGCCCACGTGATCGTGCTCGACTCGGACCTCGGCGCGCTCCGCTCGCTCGAACACTACCTCGACCGCCGCATCACGACGGCGATGGCGAACTCGCAGTACGTCCGGCAGGCCGTGCAGCGCGCGGACGTCGTCGTCGGGGCGATGATGTCGGGGGGGCAGCGCTCGCCCGTCCTCGTCACGCGCGAGATGGTGGGGTCGATGCGGCCCGGCTCCGTCATCATCGACCTCGTGACCGACCAGGGCGGCTGCATCGAGACGAGCCACCCGACGAGCCACTCGGACCCGACGTTCGTCGCCGAGGAGGTGATCCACTACTGCGTCCCGAATATGCCGAGCAACGCGGCGCGGACGGCGACCTACGCCCTCACGAACGTGCTCACGCCGTACCTCCTCGACGTCGGCGAGTCGGCCTCGATCAACGACGCGCTGTGGCAGAACACGAGCCTCCGCAGCGGGACGTACGTCTACCGACGGCACCTCACGAAGAAGAGCCTCGCGCTCCTCTTCGGGATGCCCCACCGCGACATCGACCTGCTCATCGCGTCGAACATTTGA
- a CDS encoding RNA methyltransferase has protein sequence MPTLYPVPELTRRRLKDLASLHRKKHRDRAGEFLVEGLRSVESALAAGASLVEILVTEEASRDERVRALLDNASVSVHAVAARDLDRIADTATTQGIVAVARTALADADTLTGAIVALDGVQDPGNVGAILRTAAWFGADAVLAGPGTADPFGPKAVRAAMGGLWDLRIAATDDLAGALDRLRASGHPLFGADLDGEPASAWSPPHAAVLVLGSEAHGLSGDVRARLDGRVRIGAPHADADRPGVESLNVSVAAGVLLHRWLGG, from the coding sequence GTGCCCACCCTCTACCCTGTGCCCGAACTCACGCGCCGCCGCCTCAAGGACCTCGCCTCGCTCCACCGCAAAAAGCACCGCGACCGCGCGGGAGAATTCCTCGTCGAGGGCCTTCGCTCGGTCGAGTCGGCCCTCGCGGCGGGGGCGTCGCTCGTGGAGATCCTCGTGACCGAGGAGGCGAGCCGTGACGAGCGCGTGCGCGCCCTCCTTGACAACGCGAGCGTGTCGGTCCACGCCGTCGCCGCGCGTGACCTCGACCGCATCGCCGACACCGCGACGACGCAGGGGATCGTCGCCGTCGCCCGCACCGCGCTCGCCGACGCCGACACGCTCACGGGTGCCATCGTCGCGCTCGACGGGGTGCAGGACCCCGGCAACGTCGGCGCGATCCTCCGTACGGCCGCGTGGTTCGGCGCCGACGCCGTGCTCGCCGGCCCCGGTACCGCCGACCCCTTCGGCCCCAAAGCCGTTCGCGCCGCGATGGGCGGATTGTGGGACCTGCGGATCGCCGCGACCGACGACCTCGCCGGTGCCCTCGACCGGCTCCGCGCCTCGGGCCACCCTCTCTTCGGCGCTGACCTCGACGGGGAGCCGGCCTCCGCGTGGTCGCCGCCGCACGCGGCCGTGCTCGTGCTCGGCAGCGAGGCGCACGGGCTCTCCGGCGACGTGCGCGCCCGGCTCGACGGTCGCGTCCGCATCGGGGCGCCGCACGCGGATGCGGACCGGCCGGGCGTCGAGTCCCTCAACGTGTCCGTGGCGGCGGGCGTCCTCCTGCACCGCTGGCTCGGGGGGTGA
- a CDS encoding energy transducer TonB, which translates to MVVIKSASADLRRRYPLFFEIGLATSLGLAVILFTVPFETSDDFVIVEQQQEVVHVEDIEQTQQLEKPPPPPQAPAPIEVSNEAMVEEIALDFDMDLDLSETVTSAPVPPPPPPDAPAPAPEPEPEIEIFVIVENPPELIGGIQGVQDRLQYPEVARLAGLEGTVFVQFIVDERGNVVDPMCIRDPGGGTCDEALRVIRDAKFKPGRQRGKAVKVRFSLPVKFRLQ; encoded by the coding sequence ATGGTCGTCATCAAGAGTGCCTCCGCCGACCTCCGCCGACGCTACCCGCTGTTCTTCGAGATCGGGCTCGCTACGTCCCTCGGCCTCGCCGTGATCCTGTTCACGGTGCCGTTCGAGACGAGTGACGACTTCGTCATCGTCGAGCAGCAGCAGGAAGTCGTCCACGTCGAGGACATCGAACAGACGCAGCAGCTCGAGAAGCCGCCGCCGCCGCCCCAGGCCCCGGCCCCGATCGAGGTCTCGAATGAGGCGATGGTAGAGGAGATCGCCCTCGACTTCGACATGGACCTCGACCTCAGCGAGACCGTGACGAGCGCGCCCGTGCCGCCGCCCCCGCCGCCGGACGCACCCGCGCCCGCACCGGAGCCGGAGCCCGAGATCGAGATCTTCGTGATCGTGGAGAACCCGCCCGAGTTGATCGGGGGCATTCAGGGCGTGCAGGACCGCCTCCAGTACCCCGAAGTCGCCCGCCTCGCCGGGTTGGAAGGCACCGTCTTCGTCCAGTTCATCGTCGACGAACGCGGCAACGTCGTCGACCCGATGTGCATCCGCGACCCCGGCGGCGGCACGTGCGACGAGGCCCTCCGTGTCATTCGGGATGCGAAGTTCAAACCGGGCCGCCAGCGCGGCAAGGCCGTGAAGGTCCGGTTCTCCCTCCCCGTCAAGTTCCGCTTGCAGTAG
- a CDS encoding peroxiredoxin-like family protein, producing MSTPLPRRPAPSLTVDLVGGGSWSLADQEPEQFTLLVFYRGLHCPVCKDYLQTLTDLQADYAERGVDVVAVSMDSEVRARKARMDWDLGDFPLGYDLDAATARAWGLWLSTAIKDAEPDLFSEPGLFLVRPDGELYYAAVNSMPFGRPHLPSFLKSVDFILENDYPARGEVEVDPVAA from the coding sequence ATGTCCACGCCCCTCCCCCGCCGCCCCGCCCCGTCGCTCACGGTCGACCTCGTCGGCGGCGGCTCGTGGTCGCTCGCCGACCAGGAGCCCGAGCAGTTCACCCTCCTCGTGTTCTACCGTGGCCTCCACTGCCCCGTCTGCAAAGACTACCTCCAGACCCTCACCGACCTGCAGGCCGACTACGCCGAGCGCGGCGTCGACGTCGTCGCCGTAAGCATGGACAGCGAAGTCCGGGCCCGGAAAGCGCGCATGGACTGGGACCTCGGCGACTTCCCGCTCGGCTACGACCTCGACGCGGCGACGGCGCGGGCGTGGGGCCTCTGGCTCAGCACCGCCATCAAAGACGCGGAGCCCGACCTCTTCTCCGAGCCCGGCCTCTTCCTCGTCCGCCCCGACGGCGAGCTCTACTACGCCGCCGTCAACTCAATGCCGTTCGGCCGCCCCCACCTCCCCTCGTTCCTCAAGTCCGTCGACTTCATTCTCGAGAACGACTACCCCGCGCGCGGTGAAGTCGAAGTCGACCCCGTGGCGGCGTGA
- a CDS encoding Glu/Leu/Phe/Val dehydrogenase, protein MPFKRDVYRRAVYQEPGPISHDNPFQEMMERFASAAEIISLDPGLFKYLSNPTRIHITSVPVAMDDGSIEVFEGYRVIHNEVLGPSKGGVRFAPDVNLGEVKALAAWMTWKCAVVGVPFGGAKGGIRCNPAEMSPGELERLTRRYTANLMDVFGPDKDIPAPDMNTNEQIMAWLLDTYSMHVRRTETAVVTGKPLLLGGSLGRREATGRGVMTTTLAAMERLGLRPAQCTVAVQGFGNVGSIAAQLLHEQGCRIVAVSDVSGGYYNENGIDIIAAMDYAASHGRSLAGFEGAEEITNEELLELDVDVLAPCAKENQITKDNAGNIKAKIVAEGANGPTTTLADEILQENGVLVIPDILANAGGVTVSYFEWVQNRHGYFWSMDRVNRRLDRMMREAFDKVYDAGQKHDVKLRIAAYIIAIEKVAGALKLRGIYA, encoded by the coding sequence ATGCCCTTCAAACGCGACGTCTACCGCCGAGCCGTCTACCAAGAGCCCGGCCCCATCTCCCACGACAACCCCTTCCAAGAGATGATGGAGCGGTTCGCCTCGGCGGCCGAGATCATCAGCCTCGATCCCGGGCTGTTCAAATACCTCTCGAACCCGACGCGCATCCACATCACGTCGGTCCCCGTCGCGATGGACGACGGCTCGATCGAGGTGTTCGAGGGCTACCGCGTGATCCACAACGAAGTGCTCGGCCCCTCGAAGGGCGGCGTCCGCTTCGCGCCCGACGTGAACCTCGGCGAGGTCAAAGCGCTCGCCGCGTGGATGACGTGGAAGTGCGCCGTCGTCGGCGTCCCGTTCGGCGGGGCGAAAGGCGGCATCCGCTGCAACCCCGCAGAGATGAGCCCCGGCGAACTCGAGCGGCTCACGCGCCGCTACACGGCCAATTTGATGGACGTCTTCGGTCCGGACAAGGACATTCCGGCGCCGGACATGAACACGAACGAGCAGATCATGGCGTGGCTGCTCGACACCTACTCCATGCACGTCCGCCGGACGGAGACGGCCGTGGTCACGGGCAAGCCCCTCCTCCTCGGCGGCTCGCTCGGCCGCCGCGAGGCCACGGGCCGCGGCGTGATGACGACGACGCTCGCGGCGATGGAGCGCCTCGGCCTCCGGCCCGCGCAGTGCACCGTCGCCGTGCAGGGCTTCGGGAACGTCGGCTCGATCGCGGCGCAGCTCCTCCACGAGCAGGGCTGCCGGATCGTCGCCGTCAGCGACGTCTCGGGCGGCTATTACAACGAGAACGGGATCGACATCATCGCCGCGATGGACTACGCCGCGTCGCATGGCCGCTCCCTCGCCGGCTTCGAGGGCGCCGAGGAGATCACGAACGAGGAGCTCCTCGAACTCGACGTGGACGTCCTCGCGCCCTGCGCCAAAGAGAACCAGATCACGAAGGACAATGCCGGCAACATCAAAGCGAAGATCGTCGCCGAAGGCGCGAACGGCCCGACGACGACGTTGGCCGACGAGATCCTGCAGGAGAACGGCGTCCTCGTCATCCCGGACATCCTCGCGAACGCGGGCGGCGTGACAGTCTCGTACTTCGAGTGGGTCCAGAACCGCCACGGCTACTTCTGGAGCATGGACCGCGTCAACCGCCGCCTCGACCGGATGATGCGCGAGGCGTTCGACAAGGTCTACGACGCCGGCCAGAAGCACGACGTTAAGCTTCGGATCGCGGCGTACATCATCGCCATCGAGAAGGTGGCGGGCGCGCTCAAACTGCGCGGGATCTACGCCTGA